Proteins from one Paenibacillus amylolyticus genomic window:
- a CDS encoding DUF2515 family protein: MDERIRFGKGLYALLFGMEQVHTQVLAFARSVPHRGSRAEYWPGLFTPREDETGERTLYAQALLDEEWLPEGQRLYSPELLAVWGDTPYEPITRHDWLQTRDCLGYLTAPRRPWLFEMSHEHRYGMLKTALAHDAKAITH; the protein is encoded by the coding sequence TTGGATGAGCGAATCAGGTTTGGCAAAGGCCTGTATGCCCTGTTATTTGGCATGGAGCAAGTACACACACAAGTGTTGGCGTTCGCACGTTCGGTTCCCCATCGTGGCTCGCGAGCTGAATATTGGCCTGGCCTGTTTACCCCTCGTGAAGACGAGACAGGTGAACGCACATTATACGCTCAGGCGCTGCTTGATGAGGAATGGCTTCCAGAAGGGCAACGATTATATAGTCCGGAATTGCTCGCCGTATGGGGCGATACGCCATATGAACCGATTACCAGACATGACTGGCTTCAGACTCGGGATTGTCTCGGTTATCTGACGGCACCACGTCGGCCATGGCTGTTTGAGATGAGTCACGAGCACCGGTATGGCATGCTGAAAACAGCACTGGCTCATGATGCCAAAGCCATCACACACTAA
- a CDS encoding thioredoxin family protein encodes MEQITSKPAFDVAIQSPRLTIAVFKADWCGDCKYIDPFMPEVEEKYARELTLIEVDVDQVGTVSEEQNILGIPSFVAYTDGRELVRFVNKLRKSREEIEQFLDRAVEVYNTIHK; translated from the coding sequence ATGGAACAGATTACTTCCAAACCGGCTTTTGATGTAGCCATCCAATCCCCACGTTTGACGATTGCCGTATTCAAGGCAGACTGGTGTGGAGACTGCAAATACATCGATCCGTTTATGCCAGAGGTTGAAGAGAAATATGCACGCGAACTGACTTTAATTGAGGTCGACGTGGATCAGGTTGGAACGGTTAGTGAAGAGCAGAATATTCTTGGCATTCCCAGCTTTGTGGCGTATACGGATGGCCGCGAACTCGTAAGGTTTGTGAACAAGCTGCGCAAGTCGAGAGAAGAGATTGAGCAGTTCCTGGATCGCGCAGTTGAAGTGTACAACACGATCCATAAATGA